From the genome of Scytonema hofmannii PCC 7110, one region includes:
- a CDS encoding CHAT domain-containing protein, whose product MAYRQTIFWKLQNFFKKLYRKRSLFLAALLFTLSTVSPVIAKVSSPTPIVQSQQDAGQLVSEATQLYRSGQFQKAAITWEKTADVFAAKGDGLNQAMALSNLSLTYQQIGQWNKATKAIEDSLKLLQTQQGKDKLKIQAQTLNIQGYLQRELGQSANALKSWQESTKIYSQIGEGEKLARSTINQAQALQDLGLYPRACNTLLQVLNKVIDVQNCEDFNQISLEELQKKLKKIAPTESPSLVILVALRSFGELRGLEGQLDQSEIILETSKNLAGKLNSPQEQAATYLSLGNTERDLATVKEARGEIQSYEQKALNSYKKAVSLSPLPAIRQQAELNQLSLLMKLERWDEAEELWRSLNPQLNNLPPSRTGVYLQINFAQNFIELAEESNFQLKTHSQLPTLNDVNRILTRAVEQAQRLGDKRAEAYALGNRGRLYTDKTIQNLPQAEKLTRQALSLDSTFNAPDIAYQHFRQLGKIRKAQGDIPEAIASYTNAYEALQLLRKDLVTINPEVQFSFQKSVEPIYRELVDLDIGYADTLKAAGKSEESQKLIVQARKVIESLQLAEINNFFKEACVQEKSQQIDNLDKKAGIIYTIVSQNKLTVILSLSQQQNLIFHTTSLEPEEFKKTLDEVQRSLIDPVSVEEIARIQYHKLYNWLIKPIESELNNSHVTTLAFVLDGDLRNIPMSILFDGKQYLIQKYAIAVTPGLQLVDPKPISKVELKAFTAGLSKIRKEFEPHKDFKELSNVENELQQIKNLGISQRLILNEEFTSTQLKKQILASRVPPIVHLATHGEFSSSPEKTFILSWDSRINVNQLGQLLQNNSLYQNKPIELLVLSACKTASGDKRATLGLAGVAVRAGARSTLATLWSVVDETTATIMSEFYTQLEEAKKTDQNKAEALRRSQLNIIEKYEQYRHPHFWAPFILVGNWQ is encoded by the coding sequence ATGGCATATCGGCAGACCATATTCTGGAAATTGCAAAATTTCTTTAAAAAGCTCTACAGAAAGCGTTCCCTTTTTCTCGCAGCTTTATTATTTACCCTCTCAACTGTCTCACCTGTTATCGCCAAAGTTTCTTCACCAACTCCCATTGTTCAATCTCAACAAGATGCAGGACAGTTAGTGAGTGAGGCAACCCAATTATACCGCTCCGGACAGTTCCAAAAAGCAGCGATCACGTGGGAAAAAACAGCAGATGTTTTTGCGGCTAAAGGGGATGGATTAAATCAAGCAATGGCGTTGAGCAATCTCTCTTTGACTTATCAACAAATAGGACAGTGGAATAAAGCAACAAAAGCTATCGAAGACAGCTTAAAACTTCTGCAAACTCAACAAGGAAAAGATAAATTAAAAATTCAAGCTCAAACTTTAAATATTCAAGGATATTTACAAAGGGAGTTAGGACAGTCAGCAAATGCTCTCAAAAGTTGGCAGGAGTCTACTAAGATATACAGCCAAATAGGTGAGGGTGAGAAGTTGGCTAGAAGCACAATTAATCAAGCTCAAGCGCTGCAAGATTTGGGTCTTTATCCTCGTGCTTGCAATACCTTATTACAAGTTTTAAACAAAGTCATTGATGTTCAAAATTGTGAGGATTTCAATCAAATTTCTTTAGAGGAATTGCAAAAAAAACTGAAAAAAATTGCCCCAACTGAATCTCCTAGCTTAGTTATACTTGTAGCATTGAGAAGCTTCGGTGAATTGAGGGGATTAGAAGGGCAGTTAGATCAATCTGAAATCATTTTAGAAACCAGTAAAAACTTAGCTGGAAAATTGAATTCTCCTCAAGAGCAAGCTGCGACATATCTGAGTTTAGGAAATACGGAACGAGATTTAGCTACAGTCAAAGAGGCTCGTGGCGAAATACAGTCTTATGAACAAAAAGCTTTAAACTCTTATAAAAAGGCAGTTAGTTTGTCCCCACTACCAGCTATACGACAGCAAGCCGAACTGAATCAACTCAGTTTATTGATGAAACTGGAGAGATGGGACGAAGCAGAAGAATTATGGCGATCGCTCAACCCTCAACTCAATAACCTACCCCCAAGTCGCACGGGAGTTTACCTCCAAATCAACTTTGCTCAGAACTTTATCGAACTAGCTGAAGAAAGTAATTTTCAGCTTAAAACTCATTCCCAACTGCCAACTTTGAACGATGTGAATAGAATTCTAACTAGAGCAGTCGAGCAAGCGCAGCGTTTAGGGGACAAAAGAGCCGAGGCTTATGCTTTGGGAAATCGGGGTAGATTGTATACGGATAAAACCATACAAAATTTGCCCCAAGCAGAAAAATTGACCAGACAAGCTTTGAGTCTTGATTCAACTTTTAATGCACCAGATATAGCTTACCAGCATTTCAGACAGTTGGGAAAAATACGTAAGGCTCAAGGAGATATTCCAGAAGCGATCGCATCTTACACCAATGCCTATGAAGCTCTGCAATTATTACGCAAGGATTTAGTTACAATTAATCCAGAAGTGCAATTTTCTTTTCAGAAAAGTGTTGAACCAATTTACCGAGAGTTAGTCGATTTAGACATAGGATATGCTGATACCTTAAAAGCAGCAGGAAAAAGTGAAGAAAGCCAAAAACTGATAGTACAAGCTCGTAAAGTGATTGAGTCTCTTCAATTAGCTGAAATTAATAACTTTTTTAAAGAAGCTTGTGTACAGGAAAAATCCCAACAAATTGATAACCTAGATAAAAAGGCAGGAATTATCTACACAATTGTTTCGCAAAACAAATTAACGGTTATTCTAAGCCTATCCCAACAGCAAAATTTAATCTTTCATACAACGTCACTTGAGCCAGAAGAATTTAAGAAAACTCTAGACGAGGTGCAACGTTCCCTGATAGATCCTGTCAGCGTTGAGGAAATTGCCCGCATACAGTACCACAAGTTGTATAACTGGCTGATTAAACCAATAGAGTCCGAGTTAAACAACAGTCATGTCACAACTCTAGCCTTCGTGTTAGATGGAGACTTGCGAAACATTCCCATGTCCATCCTTTTTGATGGTAAGCAGTATCTCATACAAAAGTATGCCATTGCTGTCACGCCCGGTCTGCAGCTAGTCGATCCAAAACCAATCTCGAAGGTTGAGTTAAAAGCTTTTACCGCAGGACTCAGTAAAATTCGTAAGGAGTTTGAGCCACATAAAGATTTTAAAGAATTGAGCAATGTAGAAAATGAACTGCAACAAATTAAGAATCTTGGAATCTCACAACGGTTGATTCTCAACGAAGAATTTACGAGCACGCAACTCAAAAAACAGATTCTTGCTTCTCGTGTTCCTCCCATCGTTCACTTAGCAACTCATGGTGAGTTTAGCTCCAGCCCTGAAAAAACCTTTATCCTTTCTTGGGATAGCCGTATCAATGTGAATCAGTTAGGTCAGTTATTGCAGAACAATTCTTTGTATCAGAATAAACCTATTGAGTTGCTAGTTCTCAGTGCTTGTAAGACAGCAAGTGGAGATAAACGGGCGACGTTGGGACTCGCTGGAGTAGCAGTGCGGGCTGGTGCTCGTAGTACGCTGGCAACATTATGGTCAGTCGTAGATGAAACGACTGCTACAATCATGAGTGAATTCTACACTCAGCTAGAAGAAGCAAAAAAGACAGACCAAAATAAAGCGGAAGCACTCAGAAGATCTCAACTAAATATTATTGAGAAATACGAGCAGTATAGGCATCCACATTTCTGGGCACCTTTCATTCTAGTAGGAAATTGGCAGTAG
- a CDS encoding SRPBCC family protein, with amino-acid sequence MSQVFEQSIQINATATVVERCITDLTLMHRWLNPALRCEPLGQWSTEIGGKSLFIIQTPILKPTLHSTIVERQPGLVVWQFQGFFEGRDRWECRPIDKGTQLLNRFEFDIPNPIVSWGFKSFAENWTKGDMQAQLRRLKLVAEGLVISDQ; translated from the coding sequence ATGTCTCAAGTTTTTGAACAATCAATTCAAATTAATGCGACAGCTACAGTAGTGGAGCGATGCATTACCGACCTAACTCTTATGCATCGCTGGCTCAACCCTGCTTTACGCTGTGAACCTTTAGGTCAGTGGAGTACTGAAATTGGTGGCAAAAGCTTGTTCATTATTCAAACACCAATTCTCAAACCCACGTTACACAGTACAATCGTGGAGAGACAACCCGGTTTGGTTGTCTGGCAATTTCAGGGTTTTTTTGAAGGGCGCGATCGCTGGGAATGCCGACCCATAGACAAGGGAACACAACTGCTGAACAGGTTTGAATTTGATATCCCCAACCCTATAGTCAGTTGGGGCTTTAAAAGCTTTGCTGAAAATTGGACAAAAGGTGATATGCAAGCTCAACTGCGTCGTTTAAAACTAGTCGCAGAAGGGTTAGTAATCAGTGACCAGTGA
- a CDS encoding tetratricopeptide repeat protein, which yields MDAYEKALKIDKNYYEALLGKGNALMNLKKPQEAQESYNKARELGFLPNNQQPESKAAAQLLLQSLVNK from the coding sequence CTGGATGCTTACGAAAAGGCACTGAAAATTGATAAGAATTATTACGAAGCTTTACTTGGGAAAGGAAATGCATTAATGAATTTAAAGAAACCTCAAGAAGCGCAGGAGTCATATAACAAGGCTCGTGAATTAGGTTTTCTCCCGAACAACCAACAACCGGAAAGTAAAGCGGCTGCACAACTCCTATTGCAATCTTTGGTAAATAAATGA
- a CDS encoding fasciclin domain-containing protein codes for MLIQKKNAQNTKKLFKRLALIVGIAGVTTFISFPVLAKFYPPLALFQPSAYRSYPSYRNSERNIADTLTEDSKFTSFVYELKQAGLLDELKQDGPFTIFAPSDEAFNALSKDIYQRYSQPENRLKVLKYHLVSRIITEKNLNGAEIPTAVGKSVKVTVGSDGTVKLNNAVGKPPSIQTKNGVIVEIDRVLLPPGF; via the coding sequence ATGCTTATTCAAAAGAAGAACGCCCAGAATACCAAAAAGTTGTTTAAAAGGTTGGCTTTGATTGTAGGAATCGCTGGTGTCACTACCTTCATCAGTTTTCCTGTGTTGGCCAAATTTTATCCTCCCTTGGCACTTTTTCAACCTTCTGCTTATCGCAGCTATCCTTCCTATCGTAACTCCGAAAGGAACATTGCTGACACCCTGACAGAGGATAGCAAATTTACCAGTTTTGTTTATGAATTGAAACAAGCAGGTCTTCTGGATGAGTTGAAGCAAGACGGACCTTTTACAATTTTTGCTCCGTCTGACGAAGCCTTTAATGCTTTATCCAAAGACATCTATCAGCGATACAGCCAACCAGAAAATCGGCTTAAAGTGCTTAAATATCATTTGGTTTCACGCATCATCACTGAGAAAAACTTAAACGGCGCAGAAATACCAACGGCTGTTGGTAAGAGTGTCAAAGTTACTGTTGGCTCTGATGGTACAGTCAAGCTGAATAATGCTGTTGGTAAGCCTCCCTCTATCCAAACAAAGAATGGTGTGATCGTTGAAATTGATCGCGTACTTTTACCTCCTGGATTCTAA
- a CDS encoding SirB1 family protein has protein sequence MNISSARQYFYKEVQQPDEYIDLARTALYIAQEEYPYLDPEEYLNALDTMALELQERLPQERYPLKILQTINQYLYDDLGFAGNQENYYDPRNSFLNDVIDRRLGIPISLALVYLELARRIDFPMEGVGMPGHFLIRPSIPDMEIFVDVFNGGDVMFPEDCQELLSQMYQQQVALKPEFFPVVSNRQFLERMLKNLKYIYLNQQNLEKSLASVERILMLFPEQVQELRDRGLLCYELGRFSQATRDLETYLAQSPNARDAHIIRHILSQLGR, from the coding sequence ATGAACATCTCGTCAGCGCGACAGTATTTTTACAAAGAAGTTCAGCAGCCTGATGAGTACATCGACTTAGCAAGGACAGCTTTGTATATTGCACAAGAAGAGTATCCCTACCTCGATCCGGAAGAATACCTCAACGCCTTGGATACAATGGCATTGGAGCTACAAGAACGACTACCGCAGGAACGCTATCCTCTAAAAATTCTTCAGACTATTAATCAGTATCTCTACGATGACCTTGGATTTGCTGGTAATCAAGAGAACTACTATGACCCCCGTAACAGCTTCTTAAATGATGTGATTGACCGGAGATTGGGCATTCCCATTTCTTTGGCACTCGTTTACTTGGAATTGGCAAGAAGAATTGATTTTCCTATGGAAGGAGTGGGAATGCCAGGTCATTTTCTGATCCGACCTAGCATTCCGGATATGGAAATTTTTGTTGATGTGTTTAATGGTGGTGACGTCATGTTTCCTGAAGATTGTCAGGAACTGCTCAGTCAGATGTATCAACAGCAGGTAGCGCTAAAACCAGAATTTTTTCCTGTTGTGAGCAATCGGCAATTCTTGGAACGAATGCTGAAAAATCTGAAATATATTTACCTCAATCAACAAAATTTGGAAAAATCTTTGGCATCGGTGGAACGAATTTTAATGCTTTTTCCCGAGCAAGTACAAGAATTACGCGATCGCGGTCTTTTGTGCTATGAACTTGGTCGGTTTTCTCAAGCTACAAGAGACTTAGAGACTTATTTGGCACAAAGCCCCAATGCTCGAGATGCTCATATTATCAGGCACATACTGTCTCAGTTGGGTAGATAG
- a CDS encoding mechanosensitive ion channel: protein MNATWQTISQVINVGFSMRVYPLVAQSPTLPSEQVDGFDYLQATLQQVIQFLPRLVGAALILLVGWLIAAVARSVTRSLLNRTNIDNRIASGVTGVESPQVEGIISNVVFWAILLITVVAVLDTLELRVASQPLNTFLNQVGDFLPRFVGAAVIFAVAWLVASLAKLITVRALQALRLDERLNPPQDNNAPSLNQISLSETIGNALYWFILLVFLIPVLDSLGLNQALLPVQTLVTQIISILPNILGATLIAAIGWFVANIVRRIVTNLLMTTGIDHLGSRFGLSAAAGTQSLSTIIGTIVYVLILIPVAIAALNQLQIQAISLPAIAMLQQILNALPSIFTAVAILLIAYFFGRFVSELVTSILTSIGFNNIFSVLGLPSPTKRVVIPEEPTPSAIPNRTPSEFVGAIVLVGIMLFATVAAVNILNIPALTTLVTGIVIILGRILAGLVVFAIGLYLANLAFSIIASSGDRQARVLGQAARIAIIALVSAMALQQIGVASDIVNLAFGLLLGAIAVAIALAFGLGARDIARNQVQEWLDSFKNKS, encoded by the coding sequence ATGAACGCAACTTGGCAAACAATATCCCAGGTGATAAATGTTGGTTTTTCGATGAGGGTCTACCCGTTGGTTGCACAATCTCCAACCTTGCCATCTGAACAAGTTGATGGATTTGATTACTTACAAGCAACTCTGCAACAAGTAATCCAGTTTCTGCCTCGGTTAGTAGGGGCGGCGTTGATTTTGTTAGTTGGTTGGTTGATTGCTGCAGTTGCTAGATCTGTAACTCGTTCCCTCCTCAACCGCACGAATATAGACAATCGCATTGCCTCAGGAGTCACCGGAGTGGAATCTCCCCAGGTTGAGGGAATTATCTCCAACGTAGTCTTTTGGGCTATCCTCCTGATAACGGTTGTTGCAGTTCTAGATACGCTAGAACTGAGGGTTGCTTCTCAACCTCTGAATACTTTTCTCAATCAGGTTGGGGACTTTTTACCCAGGTTTGTTGGTGCTGCTGTTATCTTCGCAGTCGCTTGGTTAGTGGCTAGTCTGGCAAAGTTGATAACAGTACGGGCGCTACAAGCATTGCGGTTGGATGAACGATTAAATCCACCACAAGATAATAATGCTCCCAGTCTCAATCAGATATCATTGAGTGAGACAATTGGCAATGCTTTGTACTGGTTTATCCTTTTGGTGTTTCTCATCCCCGTGTTGGATAGCTTGGGGTTGAACCAGGCATTGCTACCAGTACAAACTCTGGTTACACAAATTATTTCCATTCTTCCCAACATCTTAGGTGCAACACTTATTGCGGCTATTGGCTGGTTTGTCGCTAACATTGTCAGACGGATTGTAACTAATCTACTGATGACAACAGGGATTGACCATTTGGGAAGTCGGTTTGGATTGAGTGCAGCTGCAGGAACGCAATCGCTATCGACGATTATTGGTACGATTGTCTACGTGCTAATTTTGATTCCTGTGGCTATTGCTGCACTGAATCAGTTGCAGATTCAAGCGATTTCCTTACCTGCGATCGCAATGCTGCAACAGATTCTCAACGCCCTGCCATCAATATTTACAGCCGTAGCAATTTTGCTGATTGCTTACTTTTTCGGCAGGTTTGTATCGGAGTTAGTTACCAGTATCCTCACAAGTATAGGTTTTAACAATATTTTCTCGGTTTTAGGTCTGCCATCACCGACCAAACGAGTTGTTATTCCAGAAGAACCTACACCCTCTGCGATACCAAACCGCACTCCTTCAGAATTTGTCGGCGCGATCGTTTTAGTCGGCATTATGCTGTTTGCCACTGTTGCTGCAGTGAATATCCTGAATATTCCCGCACTGACAACACTGGTGACGGGGATTGTGATTATCTTGGGCAGGATTTTAGCTGGCTTGGTTGTCTTTGCTATTGGGTTGTATTTGGCAAATTTGGCTTTTAGCATTATTGCTAGTTCTGGCGATCGCCAAGCACGAGTTTTGGGTCAGGCCGCAAGGATTGCTATTATTGCCCTAGTATCTGCAATGGCACTGCAACAAATTGGCGTTGCTAGCGATATTGTGAATTTAGCTTTTGGGCTTTTGTTAGGTGCGATCGCAGTTGCTATTGCCCTAGCATTTGGTTTGGGCGCTCGCGATATTGCTAGAAACCAAGTTCAAGAATGGCTGGACTCTTTTAAAAACAAGAGTTAA